The Triticum aestivum cultivar Chinese Spring chromosome 3A, IWGSC CS RefSeq v2.1, whole genome shotgun sequence genome includes a region encoding these proteins:
- the LOC123058556 gene encoding uncharacterized protein, with the protein MAGTGLPRAPPGCMLLLVELEHAGAPAALFLPVPSHPSYYSQGCSRPLLSPYPSSSLFLPTPSPAGSSYGGGGEQLPSGGLGSEEGAVLKHESSAHGDSIDRLQRRRRPNGERGWLHDDLVLINSEIGMEDYYGSLLRMLGYLTVVYLPDFKLELSMN; encoded by the exons ATGGCCGGAACGGGACTTCCTCGAGCCCCCCCCGGATGCATGCTGTTGCTGGTGGAGTTGGAGCACGCCGGCGCTCCGGCCGCCCTCTTCCTCCCTGTTCCCTCCCATCCCTCCTACTACAGCCAGGGCTGTAGCCGCCCTCTTCTCTCCCCGTACCCCTCTTCCTCCCTGTTCCTTCCCACCCCTTCTCCCGCAGGCTCCAGCTATGGTGGTGGGGGTGAGCAGCTGCCGTCCGGTGGCCTGGGGAGTGAGGAGGGCGCCGTTCTAAAGCACGAGAGCTCGGCGCATGGCGACAGTATAGATCGGctacagcggcggcgacggcccaACGGCGAAAGGGGATGGCTGCATGATGATCTTGTTCTGATCAATTCTGAAATAGGAATGGAGGACTACTATGGGTCGCTGTTGAGGATGCTGGGTTACCTGACAGTAG TTTACTTGCCAGATTTTAAATTGGAGCTTAGCATGAACTGA